ACCTGCTAGGTAGTTGGCAACGGCAGCGGCACGGTTTTGTGATAGTACTTGGTTGAAGTTGGCGTTACCTTCGATGGATGCATAGCCGTTTACCATCACTGTGGTTTGGTTGTATTGGTTTAGGGTGCTCGCCACTTGGTTTAGTGTGCTGTACGAACTGGGTTTGATGTCGTATTTGCCAACATTAAAGGTAATCGCTTCTGGAATAGACAAGTTAATGTTGTTGGTCACAGGGTCTCTTTGTACTTCAATGCCTGTACCTGCGGTTTGCTCTTTTAGTTTGGCTTCTTGACGGCTCATATAAGCACCAACACCTGCACCGAGTGCCGCACCGATGGCAGCATCACGACCTGTGTGTTCGCCACCTGTCGCCTTAGAGATGGCAGCACCTAGGGCAGCACCGCCCAACGCACCAAGACCTGCTTTTTTGGTGGTGTCATTCATGCCTGTGGTGCCCGTGCTGGCACAACCTGCCAAAATCATACTTGCAGAAACGGCGGTGATGGTAAGAATTTTTTTCATAAAATACTCCTATGAGAGATGGTAAAATTAAAATCCCCAAAGTGGCTTGGGCTTAACTTTTGGGTGTTTAAATACTAAAATCTAAACGGATATTTAAACCAAGCCCAAACCATTTGATGGGACTATTATGCCGTAAAAAACTCTCTTATTTGTTATAAGTATGTAGTTAATCGGTTATTTTAATTGTAAAAATGGACTGGTATTTTGCACAATCGCCCTAAAATAGGGACGGCTTTTGCCAGAAAACACATAAAATTTTGGTAAAATTGTATCAAAATTTGTCAAAATGGGCGGTTTTTGCCATGATTTTTGACTATTGTAAATAATAATGGCGGTAAAATCGGCTTGGTTGTTTTCAAAGTTATTTTTTAAAAAGCCTTTGAAAACTTTGATAATTTTTAATTATTTTTTGATGTTTTTGATTATTTTGATAAAAATTTGCTAAAATAGTGCATGGTAATACACTCATTATCAGGCGACATTGGGGTGCGGTATGGCATTTTTTCTGATGGGTTGATGATGAGTAGATTTTGACACAAATTGTTACATTTATCCAATAAGCGGTTTTCATATGCATAAAAATAACCCTAATACCACATCTTTTTTTCAAAAAATCCATGACAAACACCCCAAACTTGCCCAAAAACTCCGCCTAGGTACGGGGCTTGGGACGATGGTCGCCAACAGCGTGGCAATCAGCGTGCCGTTATATGGGGCGGGGCTTGCCAAGACATTGCTCGGTTCAAAGCAGGGCGACAAGGCGGTGCTGTCTATCGCCAACCACTGGATTAACACCAACAACCGCCTGCTAGATACACTCATGCCAGAGCGTGACTGGCGGATATCGGTGCCTGATGACCTAAAAAAAGACGGACGGTATCTGCTCGTGTGCAATCATCAGTCGTGGGTGGACACGAGTGTGGTGCAGTATGTGAGCGAGTCACGGTTGCCGATTACCCGATTTTTTGCCAAGCATGAACTGCTCTATATTCCTATCGTGGGGCAGGCGTTTTATTTTTTGGACTTTCCGATGATGAAACGCCACTCCAAGGCACAAATCGCCAAAAACCCTGCCCTTGCCACTCGGGATTTGGAAGAAGCCAGACGTGCCTGCGGACTGCTCGCTGATAAGCCATTTGTTCTGCTCAACTACCTAGAAGGCACACGGTTTAGTAAGGACAAGCACGCCCGCCAAAACTCGCCTTATCAGCACCTATTAAAGCCCAAAGCAGGAGGTTTTGCCTTAGCCATTGCCAGTTTGGGTGATAAGATAGACGGCATATTGGACATGACGGTGGTCTATCCTGATGGTGTGCCTGACTATGGCGAGCTGTGGGCAGGTAAGATGACCCGTTTGGGGGTGGACATTCGTCATCTGGACATGGATGAGCGGTTATTTACCGATTTAAAAGACGGTAAATACGACAGTGATGAGACGGTCAAGGCGGAGCTGTTTGACTTTTTGGATAAGGTGTGGACTGCCAAAGATGAGCGAGTTGGGCAAATGATGAGTGAGTTTGAGTAGGTCTAAATAAAAGTGGGGCTAAATAATGAGAAAACCAAACCTTTTAAAACTGCCCAAAAAGTTTTACAATACCCCAATGTTTACAAGTTTAATCATAGCAAAACACCATGAGTAGCAAACACACCCCCCATTTGTCCGACCTAGAAATCCCCCAACCCTCTGATGTGCCAGATGATGTCATTCCGCTCTTTGGCACGGACAAAGACGAGCGAGAGCCGACCGCTAAGCAAAGTCGCACCAAAATCATCTACGATGTCGGCATGCTTATCCTGCTGGTTATTGACCTGTGTTTGATATTTGCCGATAACATTTTGATGAGCGGACTTGTGACCAAACTTGCCGAGTGGGGCGGATTTAGTGGCATGCTCAGTGCCTATCAAGCGACTTATCATGTGAGCTTATCCGCCATTGGGGGGATGTTTACGCTGTTTTGGGTGAGTGAGCTGTTGGTGCGGTGGCTACTTGCCATCAAGCGTCGCACTTATTATCGCTGGTTCTTTTTTCCCTTTGTGCATTGGTATGAAGTGCTGGCATGTTTTCCCATACTTCGTGCGTTAAGACTGCTGCGAGCAGGGATTATCATCAAACGCTTGCATGACACAGGCGTGATGGTCATTCCTAAAAAGTGGATAACATCTGCCCAGTTTTATTATCATGTCATCTTAGAGGAACTCTCTGACCGAGTGATTTTGACCGCCATTGATAACTTTCGTGAGCAGATGGCACAGTCCAAGACACATGGCACGCTGATTCAGGCGACCATTGACCGTAACCGTGCCGAGTTTGAGAGTGTGATGCTTGATTTGCTTCGCCGTGAGCTTGCCCCGAAGTTACAGCAGGCGTTTTTGGCACAGACAGGGCAACAGCTCTCGCATGACATCGGCACGTCCGTTGAGCAGGCACTGCTTGACACGCCTGAGCTAAGACGTTATCTTAAACTCATTCCCATCGCAGGGGGCATGATAGAGTCGCAGATTACGAGTGTGGGTCGTCATATTGGTGAGAATGTTACCATGGCGCTCAATGAGCATTTGTTTGATGAAAAAACCCTAGACGCCCTGATGGTCAATGTCGCCAAAGGGGTGGCAGGCATTGATACCACACACCCACAACTACAAAAGCTCGTGAGTGGGGTGATTGATGACGCTCTAAATGCCTTTGAAAAGCAAGTCAAAGTCCAGCAGTGGAAACACAAAGAGCAGTTACATTTATAAAACGGGTTGTTATGTCACCAAATAAAACCACGCCACTCATCACCAAAAATGCCAAAATCGCCACCCAAAGGCGATGATTTTGCCCCAAAACACCAAAAAAATGGTAAAATTGGCAAAATTTTAGGTGATGATGTTATGAAACCGATTACTTTATTTGGCAAAATGCTCAGTTTTAGCCGTCTAAAACTGCACACTGACGACCTGACCGCCATTCAAGATGAACTAAGTGTTCTATTAAAAGACAACACGTCCGTGCCTGTGGTGCTAGACAGTGAGTGTAAGCTTGATTTGTCGGCATTGGTTGAGATGTTGTGGCAGATGGGCGTACAGCCGATAGGCGTGGTTGATGGTGTATTAAGCGAGCAGGCAAATGCCCTACGATTGGCGAGCTTTCCTGCTGATGGTAAACGTATGGAACGCATTTTGCCAGTTGACTCACATTTTGCCCCAACGTCAAAAACAAGTAGTGTGGATAATAATGCCCCATCATCACAATCTCAATCATCACAACTAAAATCATCAGAGCAAGCAGGCGAGTT
This Moraxella sp. K1664 DNA region includes the following protein-coding sequences:
- a CDS encoding OmpA family protein, with amino-acid sequence MKKILTITAVSASMILAGCASTGTTGMNDTTKKAGLGALGGAALGAAISKATGGEHTGRDAAIGAALGAGVGAYMSRQEAKLKEQTAGTGIEVQRDPVTNNINLSIPEAITFNVGKYDIKPSSYSTLNQVASTLNQYNQTTVMVNGYASIEGNANFNQVLSQNRAAAVANYLAGQGVSSNRISAIGRGATTQFGSSYEPNRRVELTILAPQSVN
- the minC gene encoding septum site-determining protein MinC: MKPITLFGKMLSFSRLKLHTDDLTAIQDELSVLLKDNTSVPVVLDSECKLDLSALVEMLWQMGVQPIGVVDGVLSEQANALRLASFPADGKRMERILPVDSHFAPTSKTSSVDNNAPSSQSQSSQLKSSEQAGEFSNRPTPQTIPQQEQGVTSRVHGQMLRSGQSLQHLGGDLIIIGGVNNGAEAITDNSLHIYGHGQGRLVAGATGDKHARIFCQKFNPTLISVAGTYCLSDAIPLEMIDKAVQVSYDEDKGLIFTLMA
- a CDS encoding acyltransferase, with translation MHKNNPNTTSFFQKIHDKHPKLAQKLRLGTGLGTMVANSVAISVPLYGAGLAKTLLGSKQGDKAVLSIANHWINTNNRLLDTLMPERDWRISVPDDLKKDGRYLLVCNHQSWVDTSVVQYVSESRLPITRFFAKHELLYIPIVGQAFYFLDFPMMKRHSKAQIAKNPALATRDLEEARRACGLLADKPFVLLNYLEGTRFSKDKHARQNSPYQHLLKPKAGGFALAIASLGDKIDGILDMTVVYPDGVPDYGELWAGKMTRLGVDIRHLDMDERLFTDLKDGKYDSDETVKAELFDFLDKVWTAKDERVGQMMSEFE